From the genome of Bacteroidota bacterium:
ACCGCCCTGTGGAAGAAGCTCTGAATGTTTTGCGTTTTCACAGACAGCATGCATCTCTTCCGCTTTCAAAATTAGTTGTTTCAGCAGTGAAAAACTATGAAGCAAAAACCGGTTTGCGCGCGGAAGACAGTGCGCTGTTCGTAAAAGAAATTCGTGTGGACAGCGGTGCAATGTTGAAACGCTTCCGCCCTGCTCCGCAAGGACGTGCGTACAGAATACGCAAACGTTCAAATCACGTAACGGTAATTCTCGATACAATTCAACAAGAAGAAGTACAAACAGAAACAACAAATCAATAACTCATTAACTCAATCACTCAATAACTTTTTTTGAATGGGACAAAAAGCAAATCCAATTGGTAATCGCCTCGGAATCATCCGCGGATGGGACTCTGCATGGTATGGCGGAAAAAATTACGCTGACAAACTTTTCGAAGACGAGCGTATTCGCAAATACATACAAGCGCGTTTGCCGAAAAGCAGTATTTCCCGCGTAGTGATTGAACGCACACAGAAACTTGTTACCGTTACAATTCATACGGCACGTCCCGGGATAATCATCGGGAAAGGCGGACAAGAAGTTGACAAACTGAAAGAAGAATTAAAAAAGATTACTGGAAAAGATATTCAGATAAATATTTTTGAAGTGAAGCGCCCCGAAGTGGACGCGCGCATTGTTGCCGATGGAATTGCCCGCCAGATTGAAGCGAGAATTTCTTACAAGCGCGCTGTAAAAATGGTAATTGCATCTTCAATGAGAATGGGTGCCGAAGGAATTAAAGTTCGCGTGGGCGGACGGCTTGGCGGAGTGGAAATCGCACGCAGCGAAGAATTCAAAGAAGGAAGAACTCCTCTTCATACGCTTCGTGCGGATATTGATTTCGCAATTGCTGAAGCGCACACTTCCATGGGAAGAATCGGAGTGAAAGTTTGGATTTGCCGCGGAGAAGTTTT
Proteins encoded in this window:
- the rplV gene encoding 50S ribosomal protein L22 is translated as MGVRKREMAEARKEEKKSTYFAKLNNYPTSPRKMRLLADLIRNRPVEEALNVLRFHRQHASLPLSKLVVSAVKNYEAKTGLRAEDSALFVKEIRVDSGAMLKRFRPAPQGRAYRIRKRSNHVTVILDTIQQEEVQTETTNQ
- the rpsC gene encoding 30S ribosomal protein S3 — translated: MGQKANPIGNRLGIIRGWDSAWYGGKNYADKLFEDERIRKYIQARLPKSSISRVVIERTQKLVTVTIHTARPGIIIGKGGQEVDKLKEELKKITGKDIQINIFEVKRPEVDARIVADGIARQIEARISYKRAVKMVIASSMRMGAEGIKVRVGGRLGGVEIARSEEFKEGRTPLHTLRADIDFAIAEAHTSMGRIGVKVWICRGEVFGKRDLSPNISDRRDKKKGGKGKERREDRGDRRDNRR